The proteins below are encoded in one region of Mus caroli chromosome 10, CAROLI_EIJ_v1.1, whole genome shotgun sequence:
- the LOC110302679 gene encoding LOW QUALITY PROTEIN: zinc finger X-chromosomal protein-like (The sequence of the model RefSeq protein was modified relative to this genomic sequence to represent the inferred CDS: inserted 2 bases in 1 codon) → MDEDGLELQQEAPNSFFDATXELVAPHMDGNQIVVEVQETVYVSDVVDSDIIVHNYVPDDPDSVVIQDVIEDVVIEDVQCTDIMDEADVSETVIIPEQVLDSDVTENDSLTHCTVPDDVLASDTTSASISMPEQVLTSESIHVSNVEHVVHDSVVEAEIVPDPLAADVVSEEVLVADCASEAVIDANRIPVKQQDEEKINCEDYIMISCGTVDIVESEPENELGVEPLDPKNSICVPREKMVYMAVNNSQHEEEELNVTKIGDEVYIEVIVGEEDAAAAVHEQQVEDNKMKTFKPIAWAAAYGNNSDEIENRNGTASALLHIDESAGLDRLAKQKPKKRRRPDSRQYQTAIIIGPDGHPLTVYPCMICGKKFKSRGFLKRHMKNHPEHLAKKKYRCTDCDYTTNKKITLHDHLESHKLTSKAEKAIXXDEXGKHFSHAGALFTHKMVHKEKGANKMHKCKFCEYETAEQGLLNXHLLAVHSKNFPHICVECGKGFRHPSXLKKHMRIHTGEKPYECQYCEYRSADSSNLKTHVKTKHSKE, encoded by the exons ATGGATGAAGATGGACTTGAATTACAACAAGAAGCACCAAACTCATTTTTTGATGCAAC GGAGCTTGTTGCTCCACACATGGATGGTAATCAAATTGTTGTGGAAGTTCAAGAAACGGTTTATGTGTCAGATGTTGTGGATTCCGACATAATCGTACATAACTATGTTCCCGATGACCCAGATTCAGTTGTAATCCAGGATGTCATTGAGGATGTTGTTATAGAAGATGTCCAGTGTACAGACATCATGGACGAAGCAGATGTATCGGAAACAGTCATCATCCCTGAACAAGTGCTGGATTCAGATGTAACCGAAAATGATTCTTTAACACATTGCACAGTTCCAGATGATGTTTTAGCTTCTGATACTACTTCAGCCTCAATATCTATGCCCGAACAAGTCTTGACAAGTGAATCTATACATGTGTCTAACGTTGAACATGTGGTTCATGATAGTGTAGTAGAAGCAGAAATCGTCCCAGATCCTCTGGCCGCTGATGTTGTCTCAGAAGAAGTGTTGGTAGCAGACTGTGCCTCTGAAGCAGTCATAGATGCCAACAGGATCCCTGTGAAACAGCAGGATGAAGAGAAAATCAACTGTGAGGACTACATTATGATCTCTTGTGGAACTGTAGATATCGTCGAAAGTGAGCCTGAGAATGAACTTGGAGTTGAACCACTTGATCCAAAAAATAGTATTTGCGTTCCCAGGGAAAAGATGGTTTATATGGCTGTTAACAACTCTCAGCATGAAGAAGAAGAACTGAATGTCACTAAGATTGGTGATGAAGTTTATATTGAAGTGATTGTTGGAGAGGAGGATGCTGCAGCCGCAGTGCATGAACAGCAAGTGGAggacaataaaatgaaaaccttcAAGCCGATTGCATGGGCAGCTGCTTATGGTAATAATTCTGATGAAATTGAAAACCGGAATGGCACTGCAAGTGCCCTCTTGCACATAGATGAGTCTGCTGGCCTCGACAGGCTGgctaaacaaaaaccaaagaaaaggagaagaccTGATTCCAGGCAGTACCAAACAGCAATAATTATTGGCCCAGATGGACATCCTCTGACTGTCTACCCTTGCATGATTTGTGGCAAGAAGTTTAAATCGAGAGGTTTCTTGAAAAGACACATGAAAAACCATCCTGAACACCTTGCCAAGAAAAAGTACCGCTGTACTGACTGTGATTACACTACCAACAAGAAGATAACTTTACACGATCACCTAGAGAGCCACAAGCTAACCAGCAAGGCAGAGAAAGCCATAGANTGNGATGAGTGNGGAAAGCATTTCTCTCATGCTGGGGCTTTGTTTACCCATAAAATGGTGCATAAGGAAAAAGGAGCCAACAAAATGCACAAGTGTAAGTTCTGTGAATATGAAACAGCTGAACAAGGCCTATTGAATNGCCATCTTTTGGCAGTCCACAGCAAGAATTTTCCTCACATTTGTGTAGAGTGTGGCAAAGGNTTCCGCCATCCGTCAGANCTCAAAAAGCACATGCGAATCCATACTGGAGAAAAGCCCTATGAATGCCAGTACTGCGAATACAGGTCCGCAGATTCTTCTAACTTGAAAACCCATGTAAAAACTAAGCATAGTAAAGAG